In a single window of the Nocardioides massiliensis genome:
- a CDS encoding MlaD family protein: MITTAADRAVAGARRWQRRIVLAQVLLLLILVGGVVYVTDSVVGGSLFRDPMRVTVHLQGASGLHPKSVVTYRGQRIGEVTSVRLVAPGEGGEAPVVAELALDEDARVPLASDFWVRNLSAVGEQYLDVRPRTVDGPYVEDGTVVAVNQTSLPLSIDTILARAQSLMDGIDTADITTIGREVQAAFGGDAVDLRALAIGLEDALDLFVALEADFDRIVTRGAVPLRALDDLGPQLRTLTRDLAAVSATLRAAEPDIRRLLVRGTDLLPRLDAWWRELDPDLRRLLRTAVSPAEMSADHLRGLHEWLDWAPLQADAMAGSTRDGSGRVLLVPRFLKNCIYEPNRQRDLYDISDRRLSTDAQCTDPNPKVQARGSRNVPDQ; encoded by the coding sequence ATGATCACGACCGCTGCGGACCGCGCCGTCGCCGGCGCACGCCGGTGGCAGCGCCGCATCGTGCTGGCCCAGGTGCTGCTCCTGCTGATCCTGGTCGGCGGGGTGGTCTACGTGACCGACTCCGTCGTCGGCGGGTCGCTGTTCCGCGACCCCATGCGGGTGACGGTGCACCTGCAGGGCGCCAGCGGCCTGCATCCGAAGTCGGTCGTCACCTACCGCGGGCAGCGCATCGGCGAGGTCACCTCGGTCCGCCTCGTCGCCCCCGGGGAGGGCGGCGAGGCCCCGGTCGTCGCCGAGCTGGCGCTCGACGAGGACGCGCGGGTGCCGCTGGCGAGCGACTTCTGGGTGCGCAACCTGTCGGCCGTCGGGGAGCAGTACCTCGACGTGCGGCCCCGCACCGTCGACGGTCCGTACGTCGAGGACGGCACGGTGGTGGCGGTCAACCAGACGTCGCTGCCGCTGTCGATCGACACGATCCTCGCGCGGGCGCAGTCGCTCATGGACGGGATCGACACCGCCGACATCACCACGATCGGACGCGAGGTGCAGGCCGCGTTCGGTGGTGACGCCGTCGACCTGCGAGCCCTCGCCATCGGCTTGGAGGACGCGCTCGACCTCTTCGTGGCGCTCGAGGCCGACTTCGACCGCATCGTCACCCGTGGCGCCGTACCCCTGCGCGCCCTCGACGACCTGGGGCCCCAGCTGCGCACGCTGACCCGCGACCTCGCGGCCGTCAGCGCCACGCTGCGCGCCGCGGAGCCCGACATACGCCGCCTGCTCGTGCGCGGCACGGACCTGCTGCCCCGGCTCGACGCGTGGTGGCGCGAGCTCGACCCCGACCTGCGCCGGCTCCTGCGCACGGCCGTCTCCCCCGCCGAGATGTCGGCCGATCACCTGCGGGGTCTGCACGAATGGCTCGACTGGGCGCCCCTGCAGGCGGACGCGATGGCCGGGAGCACGCGCGACGGCAGCGGGCGCGTCCTGCTCGTCCCGCGGTTCCTGAAGAACTGCATCTACGAGCCCAACCGACAGCGCGACCTCTACGACATCAGCGACCGACGACTCTCCACCGACGCCCAGTGCACCGACCCCAACCCGAAGGTCCAGGCGCGCGGATCGCGCAACGTCCCGGACCAGTGA
- a CDS encoding succinic semialdehyde dehydrogenase produces MTATAERPPTTTDSARPTWVEQHHLDTWTRWVFRDPNGTQTSSAVAPYDGQVTAEVPASTAADVDAAVATARHAQRAWAQVPYGARAEVVLRFHDLLVERQDEVLDLIQWEMGKNRFSAWQEILQVANISRHYARHGASYLGVNKVRGAIPGLTKVKEVRIPKGVVGMISPWNYPLYLAVGDVIPALLSGNGVVSKADSQTPLTLLWARALMAEAGLPTDLWQVAVGPGRVVGEALIDHVDHICFTGSTATGRTVGARAGERLIAASLELGGKNPLIVRADADVAKAAAGCIAAAFANTGQMCIHIERVLVHDAVYDAFRDALVAGVGALSLGQTYDYTADVGPLASQAQLETVVAHVEQAREAGATVLTGGRHRPDLGPLVYEPTVLEGVTPDMTVCGEETFGPVISLYRVGSDHEAITRANEGSYGLSASIWSADTTTAEKMASKIRSGSVNVNDGAAAAAGSIEAGMGGMGDSGLGRRHGAEGIRKYTESQTIATQRLMPLGPPQQLAVETFVKISNKQLKLLRSLRVR; encoded by the coding sequence ATGACCGCCACCGCTGAGCGTCCCCCGACCACCACCGACTCCGCCCGACCCACGTGGGTGGAGCAGCATCACCTCGACACCTGGACCCGCTGGGTCTTCCGCGACCCGAACGGCACGCAGACCAGCAGCGCCGTCGCGCCGTACGACGGTCAGGTCACCGCCGAGGTGCCGGCCAGCACGGCCGCCGACGTCGACGCCGCGGTCGCCACTGCGCGCCATGCCCAGCGCGCCTGGGCGCAGGTGCCGTACGGCGCGCGGGCCGAGGTCGTGCTGCGGTTCCACGACCTGCTCGTTGAGCGCCAGGACGAGGTCCTCGACCTCATCCAGTGGGAGATGGGCAAGAACCGGTTCAGCGCGTGGCAGGAGATCCTGCAGGTCGCCAACATCTCCCGGCACTACGCGCGGCACGGGGCGTCGTACCTCGGGGTCAACAAGGTGCGTGGCGCGATCCCGGGCCTGACGAAGGTGAAGGAGGTGCGCATCCCGAAGGGCGTGGTCGGGATGATCTCGCCGTGGAACTACCCGCTCTACCTTGCGGTCGGCGACGTGATTCCCGCTCTGTTGAGCGGGAACGGCGTGGTCAGCAAGGCCGACTCGCAGACGCCGTTGACCCTGTTGTGGGCGCGAGCGTTGATGGCCGAGGCCGGACTGCCGACGGACCTGTGGCAGGTCGCCGTGGGTCCCGGTCGCGTCGTCGGCGAGGCGTTGATCGACCACGTCGACCACATCTGCTTCACCGGCTCGACCGCGACCGGACGCACCGTCGGCGCGCGCGCCGGTGAGCGGCTGATCGCCGCCTCGCTCGAGCTCGGCGGCAAGAACCCGCTGATCGTGCGCGCCGACGCCGACGTCGCCAAGGCGGCCGCGGGGTGCATTGCTGCGGCGTTCGCCAACACCGGCCAGATGTGCATCCACATCGAGCGGGTGCTGGTCCACGACGCCGTGTACGACGCGTTCCGCGACGCCCTCGTCGCTGGTGTCGGGGCGTTGAGCCTGGGCCAGACCTACGACTACACCGCCGACGTCGGACCGCTCGCGTCGCAGGCGCAGCTGGAGACGGTCGTCGCGCACGTCGAGCAGGCCCGCGAGGCCGGCGCGACGGTGCTCACCGGCGGGCGCCACCGTCCCGACCTGGGCCCGCTCGTCTATGAGCCCACGGTGCTCGAGGGCGTCACCCCCGACATGACCGTGTGCGGCGAGGAGACGTTCGGGCCCGTGATCTCCCTCTACCGCGTGGGGTCCGACCACGAGGCGATCACGCGTGCCAACGAGGGCAGCTACGGCCTGTCCGCGTCGATCTGGTCGGCCGACACGACGACCGCGGAGAAGATGGCGTCGAAGATCCGGTCGGGTTCGGTCAACGTGAACGACGGTGCGGCTGCTGCGGCGGGCTCCATCGAGGCGGGCATGGGCGGGATGGGCGACTCTGGTCTGGGTCGCCGGCACGGCGCTGAAGGCATCCGGAAATACACCGAGTCCCAGACGATCGCGACCCAGCGCCTGATGCCGCTCGGTCCGCCGCAGCAGCTGGCGGTGGAGACCTTCGTCAAGATCAGCAACAAGCAACTCAAGCTGCTCCGGTCCCTGAGGGTGCGATGA
- a CDS encoding MCE family protein, whose amino-acid sequence MTRPGRLTALAASAVLLLGGCGLELQDVPMPRLVSGPTYEVTAEFASALNLPLDAPVKLDGATVGQVSAITATDWHARVAMAIADDVALPEGVTAEIRLTSPMGVAFVDLTTPRGQDTTGGVLDDGALIPLSATSTAPDVSDLLSALSTLVTGGSFGDISTIVDELNVALADGTGGARRLLRRLESTATSVNARFDTVDELIRDADRLTAALARDRSVLTEALDTLGPAVATLNRQRESVMTLLGELRAFDATATPVVQQVRGDLVGTSTSLRTVLASLQRTTTDLTGVMEGLIAFAEGSGRASPGDFANFDLTFLLDPEALTRFRADDDPVDLPGAPRRPDGPPDELPQVLDRVLGGLLGAIGGIRP is encoded by the coding sequence GTGACCCGCCCCGGGCGTCTCACCGCTCTCGCCGCCAGCGCAGTCCTGCTCCTGGGAGGTTGTGGCCTCGAGCTGCAGGACGTGCCGATGCCGCGGCTGGTCTCCGGCCCGACCTACGAGGTCACCGCGGAGTTCGCGTCGGCGCTGAACCTCCCCCTGGACGCGCCGGTGAAGCTCGACGGCGCGACCGTCGGACAGGTCAGTGCGATCACCGCCACCGACTGGCATGCCCGGGTGGCGATGGCCATCGCCGACGACGTCGCGCTCCCCGAGGGCGTGACCGCGGAGATCCGCCTCACCTCCCCGATGGGTGTCGCGTTCGTCGACCTCACCACGCCGCGCGGCCAGGACACCACCGGTGGCGTGCTGGACGACGGTGCGCTGATCCCGCTGAGCGCCACCTCCACCGCTCCGGACGTCAGTGACCTGCTCAGCGCGCTGTCGACGCTGGTGACCGGCGGCAGCTTCGGCGACATCTCCACCATCGTCGACGAGCTCAACGTCGCGCTCGCGGACGGCACCGGCGGCGCGCGCCGGCTGCTGCGACGCCTGGAGAGCACCGCGACGAGCGTCAACGCGCGTTTCGACACCGTCGACGAGCTGATCCGCGACGCCGACCGCCTGACAGCCGCCCTGGCGCGCGACCGCTCCGTGCTCACCGAGGCCCTGGACACGCTCGGGCCCGCGGTCGCCACGCTCAACCGGCAGCGGGAGTCGGTGATGACGTTGCTCGGCGAGCTCCGTGCATTCGACGCGACCGCGACCCCGGTGGTGCAGCAGGTGCGCGGTGACCTCGTCGGCACGAGCACGTCGCTGCGGACGGTGCTGGCGAGCCTGCAGCGGACCACCACCGACCTCACCGGGGTGATGGAGGGGCTGATCGCCTTCGCCGAGGGATCCGGCAGGGCGAGCCCCGGCGACTTCGCGAACTTCGACCTGACGTTCCTGCTCGACCCCGAGGCACTGACGCGCTTCCGGGCCGACGACGACCCCGTCGACCTCCCCGGCGCGCCGCGCCGACCCGACGGACCGCCCGACGAGTTGCCACAGGTCCTCGACCGGGTGCTCGGCGGACTGCTCGGCGCGATCGGAGGGATCCGCCCATGA
- a CDS encoding AMP-dependent synthetase/ligase, whose product MTTLSPSPTPDVLATRAEIEEAIAGRTLLGAFAATVAARGDTPAYSDKVGVTSADGTGWRTLSWTALAAQVNDLATALVAAGVQPGDTVAIMAGNRNEHVVADLAALHAGAVPMSIYNTLAPEQVAYVAGLAEPAAVILENADHVGRWSAALDASGSVRSVIVIEPDALPAHGAAITWDQALADGAAARADHADELVARASAVTPDDPATVLFTSGTTGNPKGVVLTHHNILFEAECSLHIAAPEGENIWISYLPFAHIAERMLGIYIPQINGAQVHLISDPSLLLGALGEVRPTRFFGVPRVWEKIKTGISAKLAAEPDEAKRAGIEAAMAVGLEYVEALQFGNTPSPELTAKYEAVDAQVLGLLRMLLGLDRCEWAASAAAPMPLEVARFFAGLGMRIYDVYGMTETAAAVTACGPAQFRLGTVGRPLAGIEIALAEDGEILARGPVTTPGYFRTEEATATLLDADGWVHTGDIGEIDEDGFLTVVDRKKEMIITSSGKNIAPSNIENYLKESPLIGHALVFGEGRPYVVAVLTLDAEIAPLIAAQAGIEFTDLADLATKPAIQAMVQQAVDAANARLSRPEQVKAFELLPVEWTAESEELTPTLKLKRRVVHEKYADVLERLYA is encoded by the coding sequence ATGACCACGCTCTCGCCCAGCCCTACCCCCGACGTCCTCGCCACCCGCGCCGAGATCGAGGAGGCGATCGCCGGCCGCACCCTGCTGGGCGCGTTCGCGGCCACCGTCGCGGCGCGCGGGGACACTCCGGCGTACTCCGACAAGGTGGGGGTGACCAGCGCTGACGGCACGGGGTGGCGCACCCTGAGCTGGACCGCCCTCGCCGCGCAGGTCAACGACCTCGCCACCGCATTAGTCGCCGCGGGCGTGCAACCGGGGGACACCGTCGCGATCATGGCGGGCAACCGCAACGAGCACGTCGTGGCCGACCTCGCCGCCCTGCACGCGGGCGCGGTGCCGATGTCGATCTACAACACCCTCGCGCCCGAGCAGGTCGCCTACGTCGCGGGACTGGCCGAACCGGCCGCGGTCATCCTCGAGAACGCCGACCACGTCGGCCGGTGGAGCGCTGCCCTGGACGCCAGCGGGTCGGTGCGGTCGGTCATCGTGATCGAGCCCGACGCCCTGCCCGCGCACGGCGCCGCGATCACCTGGGACCAGGCGCTCGCTGACGGGGCTGCGGCGCGGGCCGATCACGCCGACGAGCTGGTCGCACGCGCGTCGGCGGTCACCCCTGACGATCCGGCCACGGTGCTGTTCACCTCCGGCACGACCGGCAACCCGAAGGGCGTGGTGCTGACGCACCACAACATCTTGTTCGAGGCCGAGTGCTCGCTGCACATCGCGGCGCCCGAGGGCGAGAACATCTGGATCTCCTACCTGCCCTTCGCCCACATCGCCGAGCGGATGCTGGGGATCTACATCCCCCAGATCAACGGCGCACAGGTCCACCTGATCAGCGACCCGTCGCTGCTGCTGGGCGCCCTCGGGGAGGTGCGGCCGACGCGGTTCTTCGGCGTCCCGCGGGTGTGGGAGAAGATCAAGACCGGCATCTCGGCCAAACTCGCCGCGGAGCCCGACGAGGCCAAGCGTGCGGGGATCGAGGCGGCGATGGCGGTCGGGCTCGAGTACGTCGAGGCGCTGCAGTTCGGCAACACGCCGTCGCCCGAGCTGACCGCGAAGTACGAAGCGGTCGACGCCCAGGTCCTCGGCCTGCTGCGGATGCTGCTCGGTCTGGACCGCTGCGAGTGGGCGGCGTCGGCTGCGGCGCCGATGCCGCTGGAGGTCGCGCGCTTCTTCGCCGGCCTGGGCATGCGCATCTACGACGTCTACGGGATGACCGAGACCGCCGCCGCGGTGACCGCGTGCGGGCCGGCGCAGTTCCGGCTCGGCACCGTGGGTCGCCCGCTCGCCGGCATCGAGATCGCCCTCGCCGAGGATGGGGAGATCCTCGCGCGCGGACCGGTGACGACGCCGGGCTACTTCCGCACCGAGGAGGCCACCGCCACGCTGCTCGACGCGGACGGCTGGGTGCACACCGGCGACATCGGCGAGATCGACGAGGACGGCTTCCTCACGGTGGTCGACCGCAAGAAGGAGATGATCATCACCTCGTCGGGCAAGAACATCGCCCCCTCCAACATCGAGAACTACCTCAAGGAGAGCCCGCTCATCGGGCACGCACTGGTGTTCGGTGAGGGCCGGCCGTACGTCGTCGCGGTGCTGACGCTCGACGCCGAGATCGCGCCGTTGATCGCCGCACAAGCCGGCATCGAGTTCACCGACCTCGCCGACCTCGCCACGAAGCCCGCCATCCAGGCGATGGTGCAGCAGGCCGTCGACGCCGCCAACGCGCGCCTGTCGCGTCCGGAGCAGGTCAAGGCGTTCGAGCTGCTGCCGGTCGAGTGGACCGCGGAGTCCGAGGAGCTCACCCCGACCCTGAAGCTCAAGCGGCGCGTCGTGCACGAGAAGTACGCCGACGTGCTCGAGCGGCTCTACGCCTGA
- a CDS encoding DUF4334 domain-containing protein, giving the protein MRFENLRSATHVEVADVEALWARCRTVGVEEVLGAWRGGDFAVGHPVSNLLTSARWHGKRFDSPTEAHPLICRDEHGELYSEKTMGGGGYASLWEVGFRGEVTATMVYDRLPVLDQFKAVDDNALLGVMNGKLERYFGSAELYWFWLERE; this is encoded by the coding sequence TTGAGGTTCGAGAACCTGCGCTCAGCGACACATGTCGAGGTCGCCGACGTGGAAGCGCTGTGGGCGCGCTGCCGCACCGTCGGCGTCGAGGAGGTCCTGGGTGCGTGGCGCGGCGGCGACTTCGCGGTCGGCCACCCCGTCAGCAATCTGCTCACCTCCGCCCGCTGGCACGGCAAGCGCTTCGACTCTCCCACCGAGGCGCACCCGTTGATCTGCCGTGACGAGCACGGCGAGCTCTACTCGGAGAAGACGATGGGGGGTGGCGGCTACGCATCCCTGTGGGAGGTGGGCTTCCGCGGCGAGGTCACCGCGACCATGGTCTACGACCGTCTGCCGGTCCTGGACCAGTTCAAGGCGGTCGACGACAACGCCCTCCTGGGGGTCATGAACGGCAAGCTGGAGCGCTACTTCGGCTCCGCCGAGCTGTACTGGTTCTGGCTCGAGCGCGAGTGA
- a CDS encoding acyl-CoA dehydrogenase family protein, which produces MDFDLPESAIAVREGVAAVAAKYDHAYWSRCEEEHRFPQEVFDDLGRGGWFGLCVPEEYGGGGQGLLELAIANETLCASGGVAGTFFYVTTPGFGAMTLTRHGTDEQKQRILPGLADGSVQFCLALTEPDAGSNAIAITTQATPEGDDFLIKGQKVWISNVENADWMVAVTRTIPAAETADRGLPRTAGFTLFLVDVKEALAAGTLSYQPIPKMGSNILHSSQVFFDDVRLPASNVIGEVDAGFAVLWDVLNPERILAAAGGIGTAEAALRIASDYARTREVFGRPIGANQGLQFPLAQLKAKTELGRLMTYKAAWLFDQGRPCGNEANVAKLTGAQVGWEAANQAFQTLGGMAYSKEYPVERIFRDARIAKNIPVAEELILAHIGTQMLGLPRSY; this is translated from the coding sequence ATGGACTTCGACCTTCCCGAGTCGGCGATCGCCGTGCGCGAGGGCGTCGCGGCCGTCGCCGCGAAGTACGACCACGCGTACTGGTCGCGCTGCGAGGAGGAGCACCGCTTCCCGCAGGAGGTCTTCGACGACCTCGGGCGCGGTGGTTGGTTCGGGTTGTGCGTCCCCGAGGAGTACGGCGGGGGTGGTCAGGGTCTGCTCGAGCTGGCAATCGCCAACGAGACGCTGTGCGCCTCGGGCGGTGTGGCCGGCACGTTCTTCTACGTCACCACCCCGGGCTTCGGGGCGATGACGCTGACCCGGCACGGCACCGACGAGCAGAAGCAGCGGATCCTGCCCGGCTTGGCCGACGGCTCCGTGCAGTTCTGCCTGGCGTTGACCGAGCCCGATGCGGGCTCCAATGCCATCGCGATCACGACCCAGGCCACACCGGAGGGGGACGACTTCCTCATCAAGGGCCAGAAGGTGTGGATCTCCAACGTCGAGAACGCCGACTGGATGGTTGCCGTCACCCGCACGATCCCGGCTGCGGAGACCGCCGACCGGGGCCTGCCGCGCACCGCCGGCTTCACGCTGTTCCTCGTCGACGTCAAGGAGGCGTTGGCAGCGGGGACGCTCAGCTACCAGCCGATCCCCAAGATGGGCAGCAATATCTTGCATTCCAGCCAGGTGTTCTTCGACGACGTGCGGTTGCCGGCGAGCAACGTCATCGGCGAGGTCGACGCCGGGTTCGCCGTGCTGTGGGACGTGCTCAACCCGGAGCGGATCCTGGCCGCCGCCGGCGGGATCGGCACGGCGGAGGCGGCGCTGCGGATCGCCAGCGACTACGCGCGGACCCGTGAGGTGTTCGGCCGTCCGATCGGCGCCAACCAGGGGTTGCAGTTCCCGCTGGCCCAATTGAAGGCGAAGACCGAACTGGGCCGGCTGATGACCTACAAGGCGGCGTGGCTCTTCGACCAGGGACGCCCGTGCGGCAACGAGGCCAACGTCGCCAAGCTCACCGGCGCGCAGGTCGGCTGGGAGGCCGCCAACCAGGCCTTTCAGACGCTCGGCGGCATGGCCTACTCCAAGGAGTACCCGGTCGAGCGGATCTTCCGCGACGCCCGCATCGCCAAGAACATCCCCGTCGCCGAGGAGCTGATCCTCGCCCACATCGGCACCCAGATGCTCGGGCTCCCCCGCAGCTACTGA
- a CDS encoding oxygenase MpaB family protein, whose protein sequence is MSTQLADLPARPLGPQGVIWYAAADVRALVAVIRLLVHQVAHPMVGAGVGEHSVYKTDPWGRLLRTTNSVVSSVYGGVDAAVEGQRLLRMHAQIKGVDAAGRRYHALDPDAYAWVHATAYEGTRLFLLEAGPGLTDAQDEQLFTEWRRLGLLIGVRDSALPRTRAEFWELWDRTLPQLENNPVVQDLLWSAPTAPPYVPQKLVDLASAPVLRRQREVMAVTLDPALRARIGLPEPTDRVRRRVQRTMRLMRLGNGLPERVRHNPLTWRTAARTAADPRLGPEPVRYP, encoded by the coding sequence ATGTCCACACAGCTCGCCGACCTCCCCGCCCGACCGCTCGGACCCCAGGGCGTCATCTGGTACGCCGCCGCCGACGTCCGCGCCCTCGTCGCCGTCATCCGGCTCCTGGTCCACCAGGTTGCCCACCCCATGGTCGGGGCGGGGGTCGGCGAGCACTCGGTCTACAAGACCGACCCGTGGGGCCGTCTGCTGCGCACGACGAACTCGGTCGTGTCGTCGGTGTACGGCGGGGTCGACGCGGCCGTCGAGGGCCAGCGGCTGCTGCGGATGCACGCACAGATCAAGGGCGTGGACGCGGCCGGCCGGCGCTACCACGCGCTCGACCCCGACGCCTACGCGTGGGTGCACGCCACGGCGTACGAAGGGACCCGGCTCTTCCTGCTCGAGGCCGGGCCGGGTCTTACCGACGCGCAGGACGAGCAGCTGTTCACCGAGTGGCGCCGGCTCGGGCTGCTCATCGGCGTGCGCGACTCGGCACTGCCGCGCACCAGGGCTGAGTTCTGGGAGCTGTGGGACCGCACGCTGCCGCAGCTGGAGAACAACCCGGTCGTCCAGGACCTGCTGTGGTCCGCGCCGACCGCTCCGCCGTACGTCCCGCAGAAGCTGGTCGATCTCGCCTCCGCACCGGTGCTGCGCCGCCAGCGCGAAGTGATGGCCGTGACGCTCGACCCGGCGTTGCGCGCACGCATCGGACTGCCGGAGCCCACCGACCGGGTGCGCCGGCGCGTGCAGCGCACGATGCGCCTGATGCGGCTCGGCAACGGCCTGCCCGAGCGGGTCAGGCACAACCCGCTGACCTGGCGCACCGCCGCGCGCACCGCTGCCGACCCGCGCCTCGGCCCCGAACCCGTCCGCTATCCCTGA
- a CDS encoding MCE family protein, with amino-acid sequence MIRRVVVVLVALVAVVAAARLIPTGDGYHAELVHAAGLEAGDAVRVAGLTVGRVSDVAAEGDTVRVSFRLDAGAVEDAALTVDTATEVKMLSLLGQRYLSLTPGRGAPLRAGDTIPRSRAQDTYTMERFWLEGVAQVQDLDPAALDDAVDVLTQDLLSGPDELRAALDGVAGVARMVADRDAELERLLSSARAVTRLVLDQTEELDGVLDHGTQLMTMVHERRELLRAMLRDSRRFVVALDELARTTAPELRPTLRHLRTVLRTLNRQEKHLGRTLRLAGPTMRVFTNAAGDGPWLGVNAPYAILPDNLLCALPSGDCE; translated from the coding sequence ATGATCCGCCGCGTCGTCGTCGTGCTGGTCGCGCTCGTCGCGGTGGTCGCTGCTGCCCGGCTGATCCCGACCGGCGACGGCTACCACGCCGAGCTCGTGCACGCCGCCGGCCTCGAGGCGGGTGACGCCGTGCGCGTCGCGGGCCTGACCGTGGGCCGGGTGAGCGACGTCGCCGCCGAGGGCGACACCGTGCGGGTCTCGTTCCGACTCGACGCCGGTGCGGTCGAGGACGCCGCGCTCACCGTCGACACCGCGACGGAGGTCAAGATGCTGTCGTTGCTCGGTCAGCGCTACCTGTCGCTGACCCCGGGCCGCGGGGCGCCCCTGCGGGCCGGCGACACGATCCCGCGCTCGCGCGCGCAGGACACCTACACGATGGAGCGGTTCTGGCTCGAGGGCGTCGCGCAGGTGCAGGACCTCGACCCGGCGGCACTCGACGACGCGGTCGACGTGCTGACCCAGGACCTGCTCAGCGGACCCGACGAGCTCCGAGCGGCGCTGGACGGCGTGGCCGGGGTCGCCCGGATGGTGGCCGACCGCGACGCCGAGCTCGAACGGCTCCTCTCCTCCGCACGCGCGGTGACGCGGCTCGTGCTCGACCAGACCGAGGAGCTCGACGGGGTGCTCGACCACGGCACGCAGCTCATGACGATGGTCCACGAGCGACGCGAGCTGCTGCGCGCGATGCTGCGCGACTCGCGGCGGTTCGTGGTCGCGCTCGACGAGCTCGCCCGCACCACCGCGCCCGAGCTGCGCCCGACCCTGCGCCACCTGCGCACCGTGCTGCGCACCCTCAACCGCCAGGAGAAGCACCTGGGCAGGACACTGCGACTGGCCGGCCCGACGATGCGGGTCTTCACCAATGCCGCCGGCGACGGGCCGTGGCTCGGCGTCAACGCGCCGTACGCGATCCTGCCCGACAACCTCCTGTGCGCGCTCCCGTCGGGAGACTGCGAATGA
- a CDS encoding MCE family protein, with protein MTGRRVTFVGAALVVVLLAVTGVVLGLRGGTAIEVTADFEDTTGLYVGNEVTYLGVAVGEVVEVEPRGTSMRVHLRLEPGTRVPAEAGAEILQSALVTDRYVELGPAYTGGATLVSGDHVPADRTRSPATIDEIGETIDGLVRALATTGRDGADLGDLLAATAQTLEGTGDKLRTALVAGEDAVATVTDNGDDLRGLVADLAAVVDLLADRDRRIRRFVRATGQASGVLAEQRHEATRALRALTRLTGEVGDFLRDNSDVVSEDLRRALRVTRTVAEHEGSLEEAFDVMPTLAQNYARAYDWDLGRLRVQFSFAVGPFSAMFRSHFCKAYGLPMCQALLRPDGTGLLDPLLDGLFGALPGEIP; from the coding sequence ATGACGGGCCGGCGCGTCACCTTCGTCGGCGCGGCGCTGGTCGTGGTGCTCCTTGCCGTGACCGGCGTCGTGCTCGGCCTGCGTGGGGGTACGGCGATCGAGGTCACCGCCGACTTCGAGGACACCACCGGGTTGTACGTCGGCAACGAGGTGACCTACCTCGGTGTCGCGGTCGGCGAGGTGGTCGAGGTCGAGCCACGCGGCACCTCGATGCGGGTCCACCTCCGACTGGAGCCGGGCACCCGGGTCCCGGCCGAGGCGGGCGCCGAGATCTTGCAGTCCGCGCTCGTCACCGATCGCTACGTGGAGCTCGGGCCGGCCTACACCGGCGGGGCGACCCTGGTCTCCGGCGACCACGTGCCCGCGGACCGCACCCGCTCCCCCGCGACGATCGACGAGATCGGCGAGACGATCGACGGTCTCGTGCGGGCGCTCGCCACGACCGGGCGCGACGGCGCGGACCTCGGCGACCTGCTGGCCGCTACCGCGCAGACCCTCGAGGGCACCGGTGACAAGCTGCGTACGGCGTTGGTGGCCGGCGAGGACGCGGTCGCGACCGTCACCGACAACGGGGACGACCTGCGCGGGCTGGTCGCCGACCTCGCCGCCGTGGTCGACCTGCTCGCCGACCGGGACCGCCGCATCCGCCGATTCGTCAGGGCCACGGGCCAGGCGAGCGGCGTCCTGGCCGAGCAGCGCCACGAGGCGACCCGGGCACTCCGGGCACTCACCCGACTCACGGGTGAGGTCGGCGACTTCCTGCGCGACAACTCCGACGTCGTCTCCGAGGACCTGCGCCGAGCGCTGCGGGTGACGCGGACCGTGGCCGAGCACGAGGGGTCCCTGGAGGAGGCCTTCGACGTGATGCCGACGCTGGCGCAGAACTACGCCCGCGCCTACGACTGGGACCTCGGTCGGTTGCGGGTGCAGTTCTCCTTCGCCGTCGGCCCGTTCTCGGCGATGTTCCGCTCGCACTTCTGCAAGGCCTACGGGCTCCCGATGTGTCAGGCCCTGCTCCGGCCCGACGGCACCGGGCTGCTCGACCCCCTGCTGGACGGGCTGTTCGGCGCGCTCCCGGGGGAGATCCCGTGA